From a region of the Rathayibacter sp. VKM Ac-2804 genome:
- a CDS encoding glycosyl hydrolase family 28-related protein yields MKAEMVPVGEIKVMGDVSASILIGTEGTRTQRAIDDRVLPIAEQVVSGNPQVVDAAAARVGALKASELELVQGKGLVSDTSTADVSWTFREPQAALPRYVTPTVVQTSTKDTPVEVKMPVVDPETGKLDESLLPEGLAPDDTGISLILATPNSKSARLLVQQFGGRLVFTDPQVGGVGDGVTDNTAAFNRAMVLIGATGGEVFFPPGVYRIDGTTLPVPGGVTLRGTGIPYADPTDAIVRCSVIRAGAAMTRLIELGADPTSSLATNTSASMVDLFVDGRDLADYTVLTSGRRWMIDHCLIYWGRLIGLEVEGQNGSFHGFSTVAQNNTGSCIRVTHEPDNKFSHGQLRQPGPDGACMMIQPIGSSTLGTGNILVGDLHMWTGQNGVPTPGSLITLKLDSSKTIGGVHIIRNQLEGVIGDQIVIIADGTSTARNILIEANNVFQNSAIVDNARSFLAMSGTGKILDLSVVGNMLYGPSTTKRWRSIIHDAGTGERSRMLLANNVGRRVTTPWTKAVGSAWSGPEPGINVGIGADGNEWRTRVADRTTLTGADGSKVVFTVASGLPFKTARAINLTAMSSAAARPHFVDLADGTLTITFDAAPAAGADLRVAYDLWQ; encoded by the coding sequence GTGAAAGCAGAGATGGTCCCCGTCGGCGAGATCAAGGTCATGGGCGACGTGAGCGCCTCGATCCTGATCGGGACCGAGGGCACTCGCACGCAGCGCGCGATCGACGATCGCGTCCTGCCGATCGCCGAGCAGGTGGTCTCCGGGAACCCGCAGGTCGTCGATGCCGCTGCGGCACGAGTCGGGGCCCTCAAGGCCTCCGAGCTCGAGCTCGTGCAGGGGAAGGGACTCGTCAGCGACACCTCGACGGCAGACGTGTCCTGGACCTTCCGCGAACCGCAGGCGGCACTCCCGCGGTACGTCACGCCGACCGTCGTGCAGACGAGCACGAAGGACACGCCCGTCGAAGTGAAGATGCCCGTCGTCGACCCGGAAACCGGGAAGCTCGACGAGTCGCTCCTGCCCGAGGGGCTCGCTCCCGACGACACCGGGATCTCGCTCATCCTCGCTACGCCGAACTCGAAGTCTGCCCGGCTGCTCGTGCAGCAGTTCGGCGGCCGGCTCGTCTTCACCGACCCGCAGGTCGGCGGCGTCGGAGACGGCGTGACCGACAACACGGCGGCTTTCAACCGGGCGATGGTCCTGATCGGCGCGACCGGCGGAGAGGTCTTCTTCCCGCCGGGCGTCTACCGCATCGACGGCACCACTCTGCCCGTCCCGGGCGGCGTGACGCTGCGCGGCACGGGCATCCCGTACGCGGACCCGACAGACGCCATCGTGCGCTGCTCGGTCATCCGCGCCGGCGCCGCCATGACGCGGCTGATCGAGCTCGGCGCGGACCCGACGTCCTCGCTCGCGACGAACACGTCGGCGTCGATGGTCGACCTGTTCGTCGACGGCCGCGACCTCGCCGACTACACCGTCCTCACCTCGGGGCGCCGGTGGATGATCGACCACTGCCTCATCTACTGGGGCCGGCTGATCGGTCTCGAGGTGGAGGGGCAGAACGGCTCCTTCCACGGCTTCTCCACCGTCGCGCAGAACAACACCGGCTCGTGTATCCGCGTCACGCACGAGCCCGACAACAAGTTCTCGCACGGCCAGCTCCGCCAGCCCGGCCCCGACGGAGCCTGCATGATGATCCAGCCCATCGGATCGTCGACGCTCGGCACCGGCAACATCCTCGTCGGCGACCTGCACATGTGGACCGGGCAGAACGGCGTCCCCACCCCGGGCTCGCTGATCACGCTCAAGCTCGACTCGTCGAAGACGATCGGCGGCGTCCACATCATCCGCAACCAGCTCGAGGGCGTCATCGGCGACCAGATCGTCATCATCGCCGACGGCACCTCGACCGCGCGGAACATCCTCATCGAGGCGAACAACGTCTTCCAGAACAGCGCGATCGTCGACAACGCGCGCAGCTTCCTCGCGATGAGCGGTACCGGCAAGATCCTCGACCTGTCCGTCGTCGGGAACATGCTCTACGGCCCGTCGACGACGAAGCGGTGGCGGTCGATCATCCACGACGCCGGCACCGGCGAACGCTCGCGGATGCTCCTCGCGAACAATGTGGGCCGCCGGGTCACCACGCCGTGGACGAAGGCGGTCGGGTCGGCCTGGTCCGGCCCCGAGCCCGGCATCAACGTCGGGATCGGCGCGGACGGGAACGAGTGGCGCACCCGCGTCGCCGACCGCACCACCCTCACCGGCGCAGATGGCAGCAAGGTCGTCTTCACCGTCGCATCCGGGCTGCCGTTCAAGACTGCGCGCGCGATCAACCTGACCGCGATGTCGTCGGCCGCGGCGCGACCGCACTTCGTCGACCTCGCCGACGGGACGCTCACCATCACCTTCGATGCGGCGCCCGCCGCCGGCGCGGACCTCCGCGTCGCCTACGACCTCTGGCAGTGA
- a CDS encoding DUF3263 domain-containing protein translates to MSDLDVLEFARDYGLGAGDEDEIRRAFGSPARCYQRLARVLEDPAALAAEPMLVYRLRRLRDARSSARAARRLPRSAPCLLHERRVAPPAHSEKQPLSSGLLE, encoded by the coding sequence GTGAGCGACCTCGACGTCCTCGAGTTCGCGCGCGACTACGGCCTCGGCGCCGGCGACGAGGACGAGATCCGTCGAGCGTTCGGCAGCCCGGCACGCTGCTACCAGCGCCTCGCCCGAGTGCTCGAGGACCCCGCGGCGCTCGCCGCCGAGCCGATGCTCGTGTACCGGCTGCGGCGCCTCCGGGACGCCCGGTCGAGCGCTCGTGCCGCGCGGCGTCTGCCGCGCTCTGCTCCATGTCTGCTCCACGAGCGCCGCGTGGCGCCACCGGCCCATTCCGAGAAACAGCCGCTGTCCAGCGGATTACTTGAGTAG
- a CDS encoding DMT family transporter yields MPTDLADLLNDPAKFIGIPIALVGAVFLSLGAQFQHRGVVKVERFSKRSGSSGLSGGQLFALLSRPSWVIGTLMLALAIVFQLTSLGFSPLIVVQPLGAVALVITAIVNARVSKVRLNASSIRAIMLCVGGVGVFVLVAAFNAVDESIRTSQLITILVILAVVMTIFVIAFRVFRKKARAIFYILGAGVVYGFVATLAKVVLNRIKFGEFDPLTVVCIVALLAATALGGYFVQNAYASGPPDLVVAGLTVVDPLVAVAIGIIVLGEAQYAAPWAIPLFIAAGVVAIWGVFLLAKHHPQAR; encoded by the coding sequence ATGCCCACTGACCTCGCCGACCTTCTGAACGACCCGGCGAAGTTCATCGGCATCCCGATCGCTCTGGTCGGGGCGGTCTTCCTCTCCCTCGGCGCTCAGTTCCAGCACCGCGGAGTCGTCAAGGTCGAGCGGTTCTCCAAGCGCTCCGGCTCGAGCGGGCTGAGCGGTGGGCAGCTGTTCGCGCTGCTCTCGCGGCCGTCCTGGGTGATCGGCACGCTGATGCTGGCGCTCGCGATCGTCTTCCAGCTCACCAGCCTCGGCTTCTCGCCGCTGATCGTCGTCCAGCCGCTCGGCGCCGTCGCCCTCGTCATCACGGCGATCGTCAACGCCCGGGTGAGCAAGGTCCGGCTGAACGCGTCCTCGATCCGGGCGATCATGCTCTGCGTCGGCGGCGTCGGGGTCTTCGTGCTGGTGGCCGCCTTCAACGCGGTCGACGAGTCGATCCGGACGTCGCAGCTGATCACGATCCTGGTGATCCTCGCGGTCGTGATGACGATCTTCGTCATCGCCTTCCGCGTCTTCCGCAAGAAGGCCCGGGCCATCTTCTACATCCTCGGCGCCGGCGTCGTCTACGGCTTCGTCGCCACCCTCGCCAAGGTCGTCCTCAACCGGATCAAGTTCGGCGAGTTCGACCCGCTGACCGTCGTCTGCATCGTGGCGCTCCTGGCCGCGACCGCGCTCGGCGGCTACTTCGTGCAGAACGCCTACGCGTCCGGGCCGCCCGACCTCGTCGTCGCCGGTCTCACCGTCGTCGACCCGCTCGTCGCCGTGGCGATCGGCATCATCGTCCTCGGCGAGGCGCAGTACGCCGCGCCGTGGGCGATCCCGCTCTTCATCGCGGCGGGAGTGGTCGCCATCTGGGGCGTCTTCCTCCTCGCGAAGCACCACCCGCAGGCCCGCTGA
- a CDS encoding fibronectin type III domain-containing protein has product MPGPTPAKYGPAVDLWPERTPTRAEALTFPASRQKTVAFTPTAVVDALKSFTDAEWDAGVVVWMLPGTAAPDGAGAGSDIWIDYGRTGRKRRALVISRDEWGSCTFSKSVRIRMPGVAFGGIEFNATNYALGVNRGILLSDMTEGAIFNMGELWYWGIQSSDNKPTSGVELCNLSIPDSTLKRYVNNNMDVAAIRSGANASISGILMKGLHVAPAFHETPKTEEQRKKPSHTDSCQVSGNSLMSNFKWVRSIIYGSTNAAIQSTGALTGYHFEDVLVVGTRATNIVYPLPEDAVGWTLDGSGRVNPNALNGGPTGCTATRLVVIGTVGSFDFLWQKDSVLSEAPQSSQQPSSGAQWGVDNTLQNKPKSWFLAQAPEQTREYLKAVYDNAEIQAPTNRAPLDFTLAQPTVTTFSATLTWEASSDPEGSIVKYDVERTPGGRVGKALLATTFRDSSVENGNQYIYQVFAVDSDGVRTGSNSRSVTIGSETPSGELPAPVLTLGSITPTSAKISWTASAGAEGYDVMSGPTVVRKVSPTVRAYELTGLTPGEEYSVYVVAWSSTAGRKSSNIITEETPLKADPSPTIKGTVDVWGMLTDFRLVSLAGRQVRLRFAPSGPGVDEGRLFSKVPIEAVVAADGAFKTALYPTMTVSPEVWYTPEISYLEAGQASPYERLPWKLRVPRTGGRIGDLLLAPAPPGVIAVGLGEPDKIYPAYIDLLTATYYKNGVRQ; this is encoded by the coding sequence ATGCCCGGACCCACCCCGGCCAAGTACGGCCCCGCTGTCGACCTCTGGCCCGAGCGCACGCCAACCCGTGCCGAGGCTCTCACCTTCCCCGCCTCGCGTCAGAAGACCGTCGCATTCACCCCGACCGCGGTCGTCGACGCGCTCAAGAGCTTCACCGACGCCGAGTGGGACGCCGGCGTCGTCGTCTGGATGCTCCCCGGCACCGCTGCGCCCGACGGCGCCGGCGCGGGCTCGGACATCTGGATCGACTACGGGCGCACCGGCCGCAAGCGCCGCGCGCTCGTCATCAGCAGGGACGAGTGGGGCTCCTGCACCTTCTCGAAGTCCGTGCGCATCCGGATGCCTGGCGTCGCCTTCGGCGGCATCGAGTTCAACGCGACCAACTACGCGCTGGGCGTGAACCGCGGCATCCTCCTCTCGGACATGACCGAGGGCGCCATCTTCAACATGGGCGAGCTCTGGTACTGGGGCATCCAGTCCAGCGACAACAAGCCGACCTCGGGCGTCGAGCTCTGCAACCTGTCCATCCCGGACTCGACGCTCAAGCGGTACGTCAACAACAACATGGACGTCGCCGCGATCCGCTCCGGCGCGAACGCCAGCATCTCCGGAATCCTGATGAAGGGCCTTCACGTCGCCCCGGCGTTCCACGAGACGCCGAAGACGGAGGAGCAGCGCAAGAAGCCCTCGCACACCGACTCCTGCCAGGTGTCGGGCAACTCGCTGATGTCCAACTTCAAGTGGGTCCGCTCGATCATCTACGGCTCCACGAACGCCGCGATCCAGTCAACCGGAGCGCTCACCGGATACCACTTCGAGGACGTCCTCGTCGTCGGCACCCGGGCGACGAACATCGTCTACCCGCTGCCCGAGGACGCCGTCGGCTGGACCCTGGACGGGTCCGGGCGGGTGAACCCGAACGCCCTGAACGGCGGACCCACCGGCTGCACCGCGACCCGCCTCGTCGTGATCGGGACGGTCGGATCGTTCGACTTCCTCTGGCAGAAGGACTCCGTCCTGTCGGAGGCGCCGCAGTCCTCGCAGCAGCCGTCCAGCGGCGCCCAGTGGGGCGTCGACAACACGCTGCAGAACAAGCCGAAGTCGTGGTTCCTCGCCCAGGCTCCCGAGCAGACTCGCGAGTACCTCAAGGCCGTCTACGACAACGCCGAGATCCAGGCGCCGACGAACCGGGCGCCGCTCGACTTCACCCTCGCGCAGCCCACGGTCACCACCTTCTCGGCCACCCTCACGTGGGAGGCATCCTCCGATCCCGAGGGGTCGATCGTCAAGTACGACGTCGAGCGCACGCCCGGGGGCAGGGTAGGGAAGGCGCTCCTGGCGACCACGTTCCGCGACTCATCCGTCGAGAACGGCAACCAGTACATCTACCAGGTGTTCGCGGTCGACTCGGATGGGGTGCGGACCGGGTCTAATTCGCGCAGCGTCACGATCGGCTCGGAGACCCCGAGCGGAGAGCTGCCCGCTCCCGTGCTCACGCTCGGATCGATCACCCCCACCTCGGCGAAGATCTCCTGGACCGCCTCCGCCGGCGCCGAAGGCTACGACGTGATGTCGGGTCCGACGGTGGTCCGCAAGGTCAGCCCGACGGTGCGTGCCTACGAGCTCACCGGCCTCACGCCCGGCGAGGAGTACAGCGTCTACGTGGTCGCCTGGTCCTCGACCGCCGGCCGGAAGTCGTCGAACATCATCACCGAGGAGACGCCACTCAAGGCGGACCCGAGCCCGACCATCAAGGGCACGGTCGACGTGTGGGGCATGCTCACCGACTTCCGTCTCGTCTCGCTCGCCGGTCGCCAGGTCCGGCTTCGGTTCGCTCCCTCGGGCCCCGGCGTCGACGAGGGGCGCCTGTTCTCGAAGGTGCCCATCGAGGCAGTCGTCGCGGCAGACGGGGCGTTCAAGACGGCCCTCTACCCGACCATGACCGTCTCGCCGGAGGTCTGGTACACGCCCGAGATCAGCTACCTCGAGGCCGGTCAGGCGTCCCCGTACGAGCGGCTCCCGTGGAAGCTGCGCGTCCCCCGCACTGGCGGCCGGATCGGCGACCTGCTCCTCGCGCCGGCGCCGCCTGGCGTGATCGCTGTCGGGCTCGGCGAGCCGGACAAGATCTACCCCGCCTACATCGACCTCCTGACGGCGACCTACTACAAGAACGGAGTCCGCCAGTGA
- a CDS encoding peptidoglycan DD-metalloendopeptidase family protein, giving the protein MPTADWRAFYNPARFTTPFGEPGPFYTPGIGHRGLDISASGRQAIPVWAPGVVYIVSSTGGLGPVVGIRIDGSDKRAAWAHLWGITVAVGQHLEPGDVVGYAATAADFHGSAWSGPHSHTTYGFNDSIWQGGSPGIQDPDPAIRAALAGDWPDTGDGGGGDPPTENPNDPGDPGGGNLTVGADGRFTRSVNGAGNVGLGADGRLTRTDRGSGDLQINPTGRLFRAA; this is encoded by the coding sequence ATGCCCACCGCCGACTGGCGCGCCTTCTACAACCCGGCCCGCTTTACGACCCCCTTCGGCGAGCCGGGCCCGTTCTACACCCCCGGCATCGGACACCGCGGACTCGACATCAGCGCCTCCGGTCGCCAGGCGATCCCCGTCTGGGCACCCGGCGTCGTCTACATCGTCAGCAGCACCGGCGGCCTCGGCCCCGTCGTCGGCATCCGCATCGACGGCTCCGACAAGCGCGCCGCCTGGGCCCACCTGTGGGGCATCACCGTCGCCGTCGGGCAGCACCTCGAGCCCGGCGACGTCGTCGGCTACGCCGCCACCGCCGCCGACTTCCACGGCTCCGCCTGGTCCGGGCCCCACTCCCACACCACCTACGGCTTCAACGACTCCATCTGGCAGGGCGGCTCACCCGGCATCCAGGACCCGGACCCCGCCATCCGCGCAGCGCTCGCGGGCGACTGGCCCGACACCGGCGACGGCGGCGGCGGCGACCCACCCACGGAGAACCCCAACGACCCCGGCGACCCGGGCGGCGGGAACCTCACCGTCGGCGCAGACGGCCGCTTCACCCGCAGCGTCAACGGCGCCGGGAACGTCGGCCTCGGCGCCGACGGCCGCCTCACCCGCACCGACCGCGGCTCGGGCGACCTGCAGATCAATCCCACCGGGCGCCTCTTCCGAGCCGCCTGA
- a CDS encoding methyltransferase, giving the protein MRDDVLDLLRRRPDVEAPDLVAVDASDRLLLDLAAGHSRVAVVGDAFGALTLALAADGVAVSSAQDSIVAERALAANAETVRATGIELAPFTIADSIAQAVEGAEIVLLRLPRSLDALAAVAAEVALANPAAQLIGAGRIKHMSLGMNEVLARRYDRIDVSLARQKSRALLASEAKADQPAAAVAERRRLVDLGLEVVALPGVFAGAKLDLGTRALLAALDPAALPGGVAVDLGCGSGVLAASLALARPDLDVLATDSSRSAVESAGLTAEANGLGERIRLLRDDNASTLADGSVDVVLCNPPFHSDGAVTDLVARRMIQAAGRILRPGGELWTVFNSHLAHPAELRRSVGPTKIIERSAKFTVARSRREG; this is encoded by the coding sequence ATGCGCGACGACGTCCTCGACCTCCTCCGCCGCCGGCCCGACGTCGAGGCCCCCGATCTCGTCGCGGTCGACGCGAGCGACCGCCTCCTCCTCGACCTCGCCGCGGGGCACTCCCGGGTCGCCGTCGTCGGCGACGCCTTCGGAGCGCTGACGCTGGCCCTCGCCGCCGACGGCGTGGCGGTCTCCTCCGCCCAGGACTCGATCGTCGCGGAGCGCGCCCTCGCGGCCAATGCCGAGACGGTGCGCGCCACCGGCATCGAGCTCGCGCCCTTCACGATCGCCGACTCGATCGCCCAGGCGGTCGAGGGCGCCGAGATCGTGCTGCTGCGTCTTCCGCGCTCGCTCGACGCCCTGGCCGCCGTCGCGGCCGAGGTCGCACTCGCGAACCCCGCCGCGCAGCTCATCGGCGCCGGCCGGATCAAGCACATGTCGCTCGGCATGAACGAGGTGCTGGCACGCCGCTACGACAGGATCGACGTCAGCCTCGCGCGGCAGAAGTCGCGGGCGCTGCTCGCGAGCGAGGCGAAGGCGGACCAGCCCGCCGCCGCCGTCGCGGAGCGCCGCCGTCTCGTCGACCTCGGGCTCGAGGTCGTGGCGCTGCCGGGCGTCTTCGCCGGCGCGAAGCTCGACCTCGGCACGCGCGCGCTGCTCGCCGCGCTCGACCCGGCCGCCCTGCCCGGGGGAGTCGCGGTCGACCTCGGCTGCGGCTCCGGAGTCCTCGCCGCGTCGCTGGCTCTCGCCCGGCCGGACCTCGACGTCCTCGCCACCGACAGCTCCCGCTCGGCCGTCGAGTCCGCCGGCCTGACCGCCGAGGCGAACGGCCTGGGGGAGCGCATCCGGCTGCTCCGCGACGACAACGCCTCCACGCTCGCCGACGGATCGGTCGACGTGGTGCTCTGCAACCCGCCGTTCCACTCCGACGGCGCGGTGACCGACCTCGTCGCGCGCCGGATGATCCAGGCCGCCGGCCGCATCCTCCGGCCCGGCGGGGAGCTCTGGACGGTCTTCAACTCGCACCTCGCGCACCCCGCCGAGCTGCGCCGTTCCGTCGGGCCGACCAAGATCATCGAGCGCAGCGCGAAGTTCACCGTCGCGCGGAGCCGCCGCGAGGGCTGA
- the def gene encoding peptide deformylase yields the protein MAVLPIRIAGDPVLHSPAAPVTEFDDALRTLVADMFETMDTAPGVGLAGPQVGVPLRLFVYDYEADDGTPRRGVAINPELFVTPTPLGEADEDTESEGCLSFPGERFPLRRSERAILRAVDLDGTPFEIEAEGWFARVFQHEFDHLDGVLYTDRLEHEYAKPVAKITRKRGWGVPGVSWTPGVEHLED from the coding sequence ATGGCCGTCCTCCCCATCCGCATCGCCGGCGACCCCGTCCTGCACTCCCCCGCCGCCCCCGTCACCGAGTTCGACGACGCGCTCCGCACGCTCGTCGCGGACATGTTCGAGACCATGGACACGGCGCCCGGCGTCGGCCTGGCCGGACCGCAGGTCGGCGTGCCGCTGCGGCTCTTCGTCTACGACTACGAGGCCGACGACGGCACGCCCCGCCGCGGCGTCGCGATCAACCCCGAGCTCTTCGTCACGCCGACGCCGCTCGGCGAGGCCGACGAGGACACCGAGTCCGAGGGCTGCCTGTCCTTCCCCGGCGAGCGCTTCCCGCTGCGGCGCTCCGAGCGCGCGATCCTGCGCGCGGTCGACCTCGACGGCACGCCGTTCGAGATCGAGGCGGAGGGCTGGTTCGCCCGCGTCTTCCAGCACGAGTTCGACCACCTCGACGGCGTCCTCTACACGGACCGCCTCGAGCACGAGTACGCCAAGCCCGTCGCGAAGATCACCCGCAAGCGCGGCTGGGGCGTGCCCGGCGTCTCCTGGACCCCGGGTGTCGAGCACCTCGAGGACTGA
- a CDS encoding polysaccharide pyruvyl transferase family protein — translation MDYAPTMLERTKDALHLLHGDTSRLHFTDFPDYANIGDSAIAQGQYRYWHWRKLDILSTSSFHTMPPRLYSATDPVYINGGGNFGGLYKEHSEHRYSLAERLPAETLLIQGPQSIHWASPADRDEFLRRMAPRKQLRIAVRDHASYDDLKDDVEGLVLSPDAVHMLGRVPAPEPTQKEVRLIRRDPESAGGLGEGIDWPKDQPVTRASAWLTHRTKELPFLRSAIPTANGLWEPRSRRRLATGLALLAQGETVVTDRLHGMLIALQLGRPVKVRDNKIGKLHKYVDTWLADTDADITWI, via the coding sequence ATGGACTACGCCCCGACGATGCTCGAGCGCACCAAGGACGCCCTGCACCTGCTCCACGGCGACACCTCGCGCCTGCACTTCACCGACTTCCCCGACTACGCGAACATCGGCGACTCCGCCATCGCGCAGGGCCAGTACCGCTACTGGCACTGGCGGAAGCTCGACATCCTCTCGACGTCGTCCTTCCACACGATGCCGCCGCGGCTCTACTCCGCCACCGACCCCGTCTACATCAACGGCGGCGGCAACTTCGGCGGCCTCTACAAGGAGCACAGCGAGCACCGCTACAGCCTCGCCGAGCGCCTGCCCGCCGAGACCCTCCTCATCCAGGGCCCCCAGTCGATCCACTGGGCATCCCCGGCAGATCGCGACGAGTTCCTCCGCCGCATGGCACCGCGGAAGCAGCTGCGCATCGCGGTCCGCGACCACGCCTCCTACGACGACCTCAAGGACGATGTCGAGGGGCTCGTCCTCTCGCCCGACGCGGTGCACATGCTCGGCCGCGTGCCCGCACCCGAGCCGACGCAGAAGGAGGTCCGGCTCATCCGCCGCGACCCCGAGTCCGCCGGCGGCCTCGGCGAGGGCATCGACTGGCCGAAGGACCAGCCCGTCACCCGCGCGAGCGCATGGCTCACCCACCGGACGAAGGAGCTGCCGTTCCTCCGCTCCGCGATCCCCACCGCCAACGGGCTCTGGGAGCCCCGATCACGCCGCCGACTGGCGACCGGGCTCGCGCTCCTCGCCCAGGGCGAGACCGTCGTCACCGACCGCCTCCACGGCATGCTCATCGCGCTGCAGCTCGGCCGGCCCGTGAAGGTCCGCGACAACAAGATCGGGAAGCTGCACAAGTACGTCGACACCTGGCTCGCCGACACCGACGCCGACATCACCTGGATCTGA
- a CDS encoding holin, translated as MFTLAFWIAASERALKSGAQFVVVTITTGLIAGTVDNADAQVINAFALDYPTLLGVFGGGILISYLTSVVSAPISGHGPSLTSVETVDDGPDHLAK; from the coding sequence ATGTTCACCCTCGCCTTCTGGATCGCCGCCTCCGAGCGCGCCCTCAAGTCCGGCGCCCAGTTCGTCGTCGTCACCATCACCACCGGCCTCATCGCCGGCACCGTCGACAACGCCGACGCCCAGGTCATCAACGCCTTCGCCCTCGACTACCCGACCCTCCTCGGCGTCTTCGGCGGCGGCATCCTCATCAGCTACCTCACCTCCGTCGTCTCCGCACCCATCAGCGGACACGGACCCTCGCTCACCTCCGTCGAGACCGTCGACGACGGCCCCGACCACCTCGCCAAGTAG
- a CDS encoding glycosyltransferase, translating into MGCDTFAPDVNGAAKFAERLAAGLQARGHEVHVVAPSADGWSGTRVESHEGQRIIVHRLFSLRWYPHDWLRFALPFRIRQNSARILDEVKPDVVHFQSHVIVGRGLGQEAAKRGIRIIGTNHFMPENMLEFTLLPKAAQAKAVAMAWRAARRTFGRAEAVTTPTRKAAQFLEKYTGLQGVHAISCGIDADNYTPDFTPRTANRILFVGRVTGEKHIDVLLRAVALLDPSLDAQLEIVGGGDQMRNLQQLATTLGIADRVHFAGYVSDAELKQAYSRATVFAMPSIAELQSIATMEAMASALPVVAADAMALPHLVHEGENGHLFEPGNAQALADGLTDVLTADPERLEALKRSSLRIVAAHDINRTISTFESLYRGEPVADPAADAASAPAGRAAS; encoded by the coding sequence ATCGGCTGCGACACCTTCGCCCCCGACGTCAACGGAGCCGCCAAGTTCGCCGAGCGCCTCGCCGCCGGCCTTCAGGCGCGCGGCCACGAGGTGCACGTCGTCGCGCCGTCGGCCGACGGCTGGAGCGGCACCCGCGTCGAGAGCCACGAGGGTCAGCGGATCATCGTGCACCGTCTCTTCAGCCTCCGCTGGTACCCGCACGACTGGCTGCGCTTCGCGCTGCCCTTCCGCATCCGCCAGAACAGCGCGCGGATCCTCGACGAGGTGAAGCCCGACGTCGTGCACTTCCAGTCGCACGTCATCGTCGGCCGCGGTCTGGGCCAGGAGGCGGCGAAGCGCGGCATCCGCATCATCGGCACGAACCACTTCATGCCGGAGAACATGCTCGAGTTCACGCTGCTGCCCAAGGCCGCCCAGGCGAAGGCCGTGGCGATGGCGTGGCGGGCCGCCCGCCGCACCTTCGGCCGCGCCGAGGCCGTGACCACGCCGACCCGCAAGGCCGCGCAGTTCCTCGAGAAGTACACCGGTCTGCAGGGCGTGCACGCCATCTCCTGCGGCATCGACGCCGACAACTACACGCCCGACTTCACCCCGCGCACCGCCAACCGCATCCTCTTCGTGGGGCGCGTCACCGGCGAGAAGCACATCGACGTCCTCCTCCGCGCGGTAGCGCTGCTCGATCCCTCGCTCGACGCGCAGCTCGAGATCGTCGGCGGCGGCGACCAGATGCGCAATCTGCAGCAGCTCGCCACCACCCTCGGCATCGCCGACCGCGTCCACTTCGCCGGCTACGTCTCCGACGCCGAGCTGAAGCAGGCGTACAGCCGCGCCACCGTCTTCGCGATGCCCTCCATCGCCGAGCTGCAGAGCATCGCGACCATGGAGGCGATGGCCTCGGCCCTCCCCGTGGTCGCCGCCGACGCGATGGCCCTCCCGCACCTCGTCCACGAGGGCGAGAACGGCCACCTCTTCGAGCCCGGCAACGCGCAGGCCCTCGCCGACGGCCTCACCGACGTCCTGACGGCCGACCCCGAGCGCCTCGAGGCCCTCAAGCGCAGCTCGCTCCGCATCGTCGCCGCCCACGACATCAACCGCACGATCAGCACTTTCGAGAGCCTGTATCGTGGGGAGCCGGTGGCCGATCCGGCCGCCGACGCAGCGTCCGCTCCGGCAGGCCGAGCCGCCTCCTGA